The Oncorhynchus mykiss isolate Arlee chromosome 20, USDA_OmykA_1.1, whole genome shotgun sequence genome includes a region encoding these proteins:
- the LOC110498738 gene encoding regulator of G-protein signaling 9-like, protein PLHLCHFTAPIPHLAVYSGPPSSSTSPPFPLCLPNTPACSSPISVTIDSTPASERRWEGTGGGGVEGGEVDIESRGTAVSSRSRMALSLGRLLRGGCTPSTVFPSITPKCPALFGTSSRVQPISMEQPSPGALPIFFQIKVDIPPECRIYPR, encoded by the exons cccctacaTCTGTGTCACTTCACGGCACCCATACCCCACCTGGCGGTCTACTCTGGCCCCCCTTCTTCTTCCACCtcaccccctttccctctctgcctccccaaCACCCCCGCCTGCTCTTCACCCATCAGCGTAACCATAGATAGCACCCCCGCCTCAGAACGTAGGTGGGAGGGAACGGGGGgaggtggggtggaggggggagaggtcgACATTGAGAGCCGGGGGACTGCTGTCTCTTCTCGTTCACGTATGGCTCTCTCATTGGGCCGTCTGTTGAGAGGGGGCTGTACTCCCTCCACAGTATTCCCCAGCATTACGCCAAAATGTCCTGCCCTCTTCGGGACAAGCAGCCGCGTTCAGCCTATCAGCATGGAGCAGCCCAGCCCAGGCGCATTGCCAA TTTTTTTCCAGATCAAGGTGGACATCCCTCCAGAGTGTCGTATCTACCCCCGTTGA
- the LOC110498739 gene encoding regulator of G-protein signaling 9 isoform X2 has product MLEMQDPKTGVKSQPQRLVSTTIPHAITGEDIVAWLTNCYSIGAEEAWALGTMLVAFGYIYPLQDHKRLVIKPDASLYRFQTPYFWPAQQWPVEDTDYAIYLAKRNIRKRGVLALYEQVQYNSLHKWMNHKWDFIVMQAKEQYRAGKERKKPDRVVFDCQERAYWVVHRPPPGTVSAMDYGLERMVDPNTEEKQTSDFFRRIMIFTQQSIMRPRVKSSVSIGALVKYSVTYNKHDPFLAPCLPSNPWVTDDVTYWFLNMANVGIPTKMRVERWTFSFGELLSDPRGRDDFRLFLKKEFSGENLAFWEACEDLKWGTAATMNDKAQQVYKTFLTRGAPRWINIDGKTMEVTVKGLKHPHRYVLDAAQTHIFMLMKKDSFGRYLKSPVFKDTQKRAICPDQHMFSVPQLEANARKRRPSISPIIVRQLEQEERARMATSGPVDITQVMSKLSNKGKEVPPSKK; this is encoded by the exons ATGCTGGAGATGCAGGATCCAAAGACTGGAGTCAAGTCACAACCCCAGAGACTGGTTAGCACTACTATACCTCACGCTATCACAG GTGAGGACATTGTGGCATGGCTGACCAACTGCTACAGTATAGGAGCAGAag agGCGTGGGCTCTGGGCACCATGTTGGTGGCATTTGGGTACATCTACCCCCTCCAGGATCATAAGCGACTAGTCATCAAACCAGACGCGTCTCTCTACCGCTTTCAG ACACCATACTTCTGGCCAGCCCAGCAGTGGCCTGTAGAGGACACAGACTATG CAATATACCTGGCTAAGAGGAACATCCGCAAGAGAGGAGTACTGGCGCTGTATGAACAG GTGCAGTATAACAGTCTTCACAAGTGGATGAATCATAAGTGGGACTTCATTGTGATGCAGGCTAAAGAACAGTACAG GGCGGGGAAGGAGAGGAAAAAGCCGGATCGCGTGGTGTTTGACTGCCAGGAGAGAGCCTACTGGGTGGTACACAGACCtccg ccagGGACCGTCAGTGCAATGGACTACGGACTTGAACGCATGGTAGACCCCAACACAGAGGAG AAACAAACTTCAGACTTCTTCAGAAGAATT ATGATTTTTACGCAGCAGTCCATCATGAGGCCGAGGGTCAAGTCATCTGTGTCTATCGGAGC TCTTGTGAAGTACTCTGTCACCTATAATAAGCACGACCCtttcctagccccctgtctccctaGCAACCCCTGGGTAACTGATGATGTCACCTACTGGTTTCTCAACATGGCAAA tgtgggaATTCCTACCAAGATGCGTGTGGAGAGGTGGACCTTCAGTTTTGGGGAGCTGCTCTCTGACCCTCGAGGCAGAGATGACTTCAGACTCTTCCTCAAGAAGGAGTTCAGCG GTGAGAACCTGGCGTTCTGGGAGGCATGTGAGGATCTGAAGTGGGGAACAGCCGCTACCATGAATGACAAGGCCCAGCAGGTCTACAA GACTTTCCTGACGCGTGGCGCCCCCCGGTGGATCAACATTGATGGGAAGACCATGGAGGTAACAGTTAAAGGGTTGAAACACCCTCACAGATACGTACTGGATGCAGCTCAGACACACATCTTCATGCTGATGAAGAAG gatTCTTTCGGGCGGTACCTGAAGTCTCCAGTGTTTAAGGACACTCAGAAGAGGGCCATCTGTCCTGACCAACACATGTTCAG TGTGCCCCAGTTGGAGGCCAATGCGAGGAAGCGTCGACCCAGCATCAGTCCCATCATCGTCCGCCAgctggagcaggaggagagagccAGGATGGCCACCAGTGGCCCTGTGGACATCACACAGGTCATGAGCAAACTCAGCAACAAGGGCAAGGAGGTGCCCCCGTCCAAGAAATAG
- the LOC110498739 gene encoding regulator of G-protein signaling 9 isoform X1, which translates to MTIRNVRDHGQRFRPRMACLKKVESVMLEMQDPKTGVKSQPQRLVSTTIPHAITGEDIVAWLTNCYSIGAEEAWALGTMLVAFGYIYPLQDHKRLVIKPDASLYRFQTPYFWPAQQWPVEDTDYAIYLAKRNIRKRGVLALYEQVQYNSLHKWMNHKWDFIVMQAKEQYRAGKERKKPDRVVFDCQERAYWVVHRPPPGTVSAMDYGLERMVDPNTEEKQTSDFFRRIMIFTQQSIMRPRVKSSVSIGALVKYSVTYNKHDPFLAPCLPSNPWVTDDVTYWFLNMANVGIPTKMRVERWTFSFGELLSDPRGRDDFRLFLKKEFSGENLAFWEACEDLKWGTAATMNDKAQQVYKTFLTRGAPRWINIDGKTMEVTVKGLKHPHRYVLDAAQTHIFMLMKKDSFGRYLKSPVFKDTQKRAICPDQHMFSVPQLEANARKRRPSISPIIVRQLEQEERARMATSGPVDITQVMSKLSNKGKEVPPSKK; encoded by the exons ATGACCATCAGAAACGTACGGGATCATGGACAGAGGTTCCGTCCGAGGATGGCATGTCTCAAAAAG GTGGAGTCTGTGATGCTGGAGATGCAGGATCCAAAGACTGGAGTCAAGTCACAACCCCAGAGACTGGTTAGCACTACTATACCTCACGCTATCACAG GTGAGGACATTGTGGCATGGCTGACCAACTGCTACAGTATAGGAGCAGAag agGCGTGGGCTCTGGGCACCATGTTGGTGGCATTTGGGTACATCTACCCCCTCCAGGATCATAAGCGACTAGTCATCAAACCAGACGCGTCTCTCTACCGCTTTCAG ACACCATACTTCTGGCCAGCCCAGCAGTGGCCTGTAGAGGACACAGACTATG CAATATACCTGGCTAAGAGGAACATCCGCAAGAGAGGAGTACTGGCGCTGTATGAACAG GTGCAGTATAACAGTCTTCACAAGTGGATGAATCATAAGTGGGACTTCATTGTGATGCAGGCTAAAGAACAGTACAG GGCGGGGAAGGAGAGGAAAAAGCCGGATCGCGTGGTGTTTGACTGCCAGGAGAGAGCCTACTGGGTGGTACACAGACCtccg ccagGGACCGTCAGTGCAATGGACTACGGACTTGAACGCATGGTAGACCCCAACACAGAGGAG AAACAAACTTCAGACTTCTTCAGAAGAATT ATGATTTTTACGCAGCAGTCCATCATGAGGCCGAGGGTCAAGTCATCTGTGTCTATCGGAGC TCTTGTGAAGTACTCTGTCACCTATAATAAGCACGACCCtttcctagccccctgtctccctaGCAACCCCTGGGTAACTGATGATGTCACCTACTGGTTTCTCAACATGGCAAA tgtgggaATTCCTACCAAGATGCGTGTGGAGAGGTGGACCTTCAGTTTTGGGGAGCTGCTCTCTGACCCTCGAGGCAGAGATGACTTCAGACTCTTCCTCAAGAAGGAGTTCAGCG GTGAGAACCTGGCGTTCTGGGAGGCATGTGAGGATCTGAAGTGGGGAACAGCCGCTACCATGAATGACAAGGCCCAGCAGGTCTACAA GACTTTCCTGACGCGTGGCGCCCCCCGGTGGATCAACATTGATGGGAAGACCATGGAGGTAACAGTTAAAGGGTTGAAACACCCTCACAGATACGTACTGGATGCAGCTCAGACACACATCTTCATGCTGATGAAGAAG gatTCTTTCGGGCGGTACCTGAAGTCTCCAGTGTTTAAGGACACTCAGAAGAGGGCCATCTGTCCTGACCAACACATGTTCAG TGTGCCCCAGTTGGAGGCCAATGCGAGGAAGCGTCGACCCAGCATCAGTCCCATCATCGTCCGCCAgctggagcaggaggagagagccAGGATGGCCACCAGTGGCCCTGTGGACATCACACAGGTCATGAGCAAACTCAGCAACAAGGGCAAGGAGGTGCCCCCGTCCAAGAAATAG